One region of Flavobacterium pisciphilum genomic DNA includes:
- a CDS encoding HAL/PAL/TAL family ammonia-lyase yields the protein MNTISEYLSLKEFESIIFGNTKINISEVVLDRVNKSFDFLKEFSANKVIYGVNTGFGPMAQYRIKDEDRIQLQYNLIRSHSSGTGKPLNAACVKAAILARLNTLSLGNSGVHPSVIHLMKEFINRDITPLIFEHGGVGASGDLVQLSHLALTLIGEGEVFYKGERRPTKEVFEIENLSPIQVEIREGLALINGTSVMTGIGVVNVYHANKLLDWSLKFSCAINELVQAYDDHFSEELNQTKRHKGQQEVAARMRQNLSDSTLIRKREDHLYTGENTEEIFKEKVQEYYSLRCVPQILGPILETINNVGSILEDEFNSANDNPIIDVKNKHVYHGGNFHGDYISLEMDKLKIVVTKLTMLAERQLNYLLNSKINEILPPFVNLGTLGFNFGMQGVQFTATSTTAENQMLSNPMYVHSIPNNNDNQDIVSMGTNAAVITAKVIENSFEVLAIELITIVQAIDYLEQKDKISSVSKKIYDDIRTIIPKFKEDQVMYPFVQKVKDYLINN from the coding sequence ATGAACACAATCAGCGAATATTTAAGTTTAAAAGAATTTGAATCCATAATCTTTGGAAATACTAAAATTAACATCAGTGAAGTTGTCTTAGACCGCGTAAATAAAAGCTTTGATTTCTTAAAAGAATTCTCTGCAAACAAAGTTATTTATGGCGTAAACACTGGTTTTGGACCAATGGCACAATACCGTATCAAAGACGAAGATCGAATTCAACTACAATACAATCTAATAAGAAGCCATTCTTCTGGAACTGGCAAACCATTAAACGCAGCCTGTGTAAAAGCAGCAATTCTAGCACGATTAAACACTCTTTCTTTAGGGAATTCTGGCGTACATCCGTCAGTAATTCATTTAATGAAAGAATTTATAAATAGAGATATTACTCCGTTAATTTTTGAACACGGAGGAGTTGGAGCAAGTGGAGATTTAGTTCAACTATCTCATTTAGCACTAACATTAATTGGTGAAGGCGAAGTTTTTTACAAAGGAGAAAGAAGACCGACGAAAGAAGTTTTTGAAATTGAAAATCTATCTCCAATTCAAGTAGAGATAAGAGAAGGACTTGCCCTTATAAATGGAACCTCAGTAATGACGGGTATTGGTGTTGTAAATGTATACCATGCTAATAAATTATTAGACTGGTCTTTAAAATTTTCATGCGCAATCAATGAACTTGTACAAGCTTATGATGATCATTTTTCTGAAGAATTAAACCAAACAAAACGCCATAAAGGACAACAAGAAGTAGCTGCAAGAATGAGACAAAATCTTTCTGACAGTACCTTGATTCGCAAAAGAGAAGATCATTTATATACTGGTGAAAACACCGAAGAAATCTTCAAAGAAAAAGTACAAGAATATTACTCTTTAAGATGTGTACCACAAATTTTAGGTCCTATCTTGGAAACCATTAATAATGTAGGATCAATTCTTGAAGACGAATTTAATTCGGCAAATGATAATCCTATTATAGATGTAAAAAACAAACATGTATATCATGGAGGTAATTTCCATGGTGATTATATTTCATTAGAAATGGACAAGCTAAAAATTGTAGTAACCAAACTTACAATGTTAGCAGAACGTCAATTGAATTATTTATTGAATTCTAAAATCAACGAAATTCTTCCTCCATTTGTAAATCTTGGGACTTTAGGATTTAATTTTGGAATGCAAGGAGTACAGTTTACTGCAACCTCAACAACTGCCGAAAACCAAATGTTGTCTAATCCAATGTATGTACACAGTATCCCAAACAATAACGACAATCAAGATATTGTAAGCATGGGTACAAATGCTGCTGTAATTACTGCAAAGGTTATTGAAAACTCATTCGAAGTATTAGCTATTGAGCTGATTACCATTGTTCAAGCAATAGATTACTTAGAACAAAAAGATAAAATATCATCGGTATCTAAAAAAATATATGACGATATTAGAACAATTATTCCTAAATTTAAAGAAGATCAGGTTATGTATCCTTTTGTTCAAAAAGTAAAAGACTACCTGATAAATAATTAA
- the fabG gene encoding 3-oxoacyl-ACP reductase FabG: MKCALVTGGSRGIGSAICKKLAADTQYHILINYHSNKIAAEQTLEEVLKLGATAEIIQFDVSNFEEVQNVLTQWQDANPEAIVEAIVNNAGITKDGLFMWMSHEDWNGVMNTSVGGFFNVTQFFIQKMLRNKYGRIVNMVSVSGVKGTPGQTNYSAAKGAIVAATKALAQEVAKRNITVNAVAPGFIRTDMTSQLDEKELLKLIPVNRFGEAEEVANLVSFLISNKSSYITGEVININGGIYS; the protein is encoded by the coding sequence ATGAAATGTGCATTAGTAACTGGTGGTTCAAGAGGAATTGGGAGTGCTATTTGTAAAAAATTAGCCGCAGATACGCAGTATCACATTCTTATTAATTACCATTCAAACAAAATTGCTGCTGAACAAACACTCGAAGAAGTATTAAAATTAGGCGCAACTGCAGAAATTATACAATTTGATGTTTCTAATTTTGAAGAAGTTCAAAATGTATTAACCCAATGGCAGGATGCAAATCCAGAAGCCATCGTTGAAGCAATTGTAAATAATGCTGGAATTACAAAAGACGGTTTGTTTATGTGGATGTCACATGAAGACTGGAATGGTGTTATGAACACAAGTGTAGGCGGTTTTTTTAATGTCACACAATTTTTTATACAAAAAATGCTTCGTAATAAATACGGACGCATTGTAAATATGGTTTCTGTATCAGGAGTAAAAGGTACTCCTGGTCAAACCAACTATTCTGCTGCAAAAGGGGCTATTGTAGCCGCTACCAAAGCATTGGCACAAGAAGTAGCCAAAAGAAACATTACCGTAAATGCTGTTGCACCCGGATTTATAAGAACTGATATGACGAGCCAACTGGACGAAAAAGAATTATTAAAATTAATTCCTGTTAATCGTTTTGGCGAAGCCGAGGAAGTTGCAAATTTGGTAAGCTTTTTGATTTCAAATAAATCAAGCTATATAACTGGTGAAGTTATAAACATAAACGGTGGTATATATTCTTAA
- a CDS encoding beta-ketoacyl-[acyl-carrier-protein] synthase family protein: MNRRVVITGMGIYSCIGTSLDEVKESLYNGKSGIQFDAERKEFGFQSALTGMVPRPDLKSLLTRRQRMSIGEETEYAYMATIEALKNAGIDDSFFDDNEVGIMYGNDSVSKAIIDATDIIREKKDTALIGSGAIFKSMNSTVTMNLSTIFKLRGINLTISAACASGSHAIGLAYFLIKSGFQDTVICGGAQEINKYAMSSFDGLGVFATGDGDPTKASRPFDSGRDGLVPSGGGATLILESYESAIKRGATIIAEVGGYGFSSNGGHISTPNVEGPAIAMQRALDDAKLNASDIDYINAHATSTPVGDENEAKAIFEIFGKSNPYVSSTKSMTGHECWMAGASEVIYSILMMQNDFIAPNINLETPDEAATKLNLVKTTLNRKIDIFLSNSFGFGGTNSALVVKKFK; this comes from the coding sequence ATGAATAGGAGAGTTGTAATTACAGGAATGGGAATTTACTCCTGTATCGGAACTTCATTAGATGAAGTAAAAGAGTCCCTGTATAACGGAAAATCAGGAATACAATTTGATGCAGAGAGAAAAGAATTTGGTTTTCAATCGGCCTTAACAGGCATGGTACCAAGACCAGATCTTAAAAGCTTATTAACCCGAAGACAACGTATGAGCATCGGTGAAGAAACTGAATATGCTTATATGGCTACTATCGAAGCATTGAAAAATGCAGGAATAGACGATTCTTTTTTTGACGACAACGAAGTGGGAATTATGTATGGTAACGATAGCGTTTCAAAAGCTATTATTGATGCAACCGACATTATTAGAGAAAAAAAGGATACTGCCCTAATTGGTTCAGGAGCAATTTTTAAGTCCATGAACTCAACTGTTACAATGAACCTTTCAACAATATTTAAGTTAAGAGGTATTAATCTAACTATAAGTGCTGCTTGTGCAAGTGGTTCACATGCTATAGGTCTCGCTTATTTTTTAATAAAAAGCGGATTTCAAGATACTGTAATTTGTGGTGGAGCACAAGAAATCAACAAATATGCTATGAGCAGCTTTGATGGTTTAGGTGTTTTTGCTACTGGAGATGGTGATCCTACCAAAGCATCTAGACCTTTTGACTCTGGTCGAGATGGTTTAGTTCCTAGTGGCGGAGGAGCAACTTTAATTCTGGAAAGTTATGAATCAGCTATAAAACGTGGAGCTACTATAATTGCAGAAGTTGGTGGTTATGGATTTTCATCAAATGGAGGACATATTTCGACTCCAAATGTTGAAGGACCAGCTATAGCAATGCAAAGAGCTCTTGATGATGCAAAATTAAATGCATCAGACATAGACTACATAAATGCACATGCCACCTCTACTCCTGTTGGTGATGAAAATGAGGCTAAAGCTATCTTCGAAATCTTTGGAAAAAGCAATCCTTATGTAAGTTCTACAAAATCAATGACTGGGCATGAATGCTGGATGGCAGGAGCAAGCGAGGTTATTTATTCTATACTAATGATGCAAAATGATTTTATAGCGCCAAACATAAATTTAGAAACCCCAGATGAAGCTGCTACTAAATTAAATTTAGTTAAAACTACGTTAAATAGAAAAATTGATATATTTTTGTCCAATTCCTTCGGGTTTGGAGGAACAAATTCTGCATTGGTAGTTAAAAAGTTTAAATAG
- a CDS encoding lipid A biosynthesis acyltransferase produces MSEWDGKSKGTVLGYKIFVFLIQKAGVKSAYFLLYFVASYYFLFLKKSNQAIFYYFNKRLGYSYFKSKRMVFKSYYVFGQTIIDKVSISAGMRDQFTYEFDGIETLKRLLAEKKGGVLISAHIGNFEIAEHFFGEIDINFQINLVTTDLEHSNIKKYLESVTQKPTVKFIIIKDDLSHIFEINAALGRNELICFTGDRYFEGTKSLSDKLLGEEANFPAGPFLIASRLKVPVVFVYVMKEPNLHYHLYAREAIVKHRDEKGLLSAYIENVESMLKKYPLQWFNYFDFWNQLKNKK; encoded by the coding sequence ATGAGTGAATGGGATGGTAAATCAAAAGGTACCGTTTTAGGCTATAAAATATTCGTTTTTTTAATACAAAAAGCGGGGGTTAAATCTGCCTATTTCCTTTTGTACTTTGTTGCCTCTTATTATTTTCTTTTTCTCAAAAAAAGCAACCAAGCTATCTTTTATTACTTTAATAAAAGACTAGGGTATTCTTATTTTAAATCTAAGAGAATGGTTTTCAAAAGCTACTATGTTTTTGGACAAACCATAATTGATAAAGTCTCCATTTCTGCTGGAATGAGAGATCAATTTACCTATGAATTTGATGGTATTGAAACACTAAAGAGACTACTTGCCGAAAAAAAAGGAGGTGTTTTAATTAGTGCTCATATTGGGAATTTTGAAATTGCTGAACATTTCTTTGGAGAAATCGACATTAATTTCCAAATCAATTTGGTTACTACCGACTTGGAGCATTCTAATATAAAAAAATATTTAGAGAGCGTTACCCAAAAACCAACTGTCAAGTTTATAATTATAAAAGACGACTTATCGCATATCTTCGAAATCAATGCTGCCCTAGGCAGAAATGAACTGATATGTTTTACTGGTGATCGTTACTTTGAAGGCACAAAATCATTGTCTGATAAATTATTGGGCGAAGAAGCTAATTTCCCTGCTGGACCTTTTTTAATTGCTTCTCGATTAAAAGTTCCTGTGGTTTTTGTTTATGTAATGAAAGAGCCAAACCTCCATTATCATTTATATGCCCGTGAAGCTATTGTAAAACATCGTGATGAAAAAGGGCTATTAAGCGCCTATATCGAAAACGTTGAATCTATGCTCAAAAAATATCCGCTACAATGGTTTAATTATTTTGATTTTTGGAATCAACTTAAAAACAAAAAATAA
- a CDS encoding WG repeat-containing protein yields the protein MKKPLIFLLLFFIQFINSQELALVKKNGKIGYLAKDGSFKIEPQFKTAKSFSEGLAAVEENGKWGFIDTKGAWVIPATFDNAKDFNDGICIVSKDKKWVYINTKGETQIAPPTDKLYDFGDGVAFIKQGNKIGLINTKMAIVLDPKYDVIKPFENGFARVENNKKWGIINTAGKELIEPAYEEIGNYFKNTAWAKKDKTFGLVSAGNFIPVDGAEKIWDFDTHDLTYAKKNGKIGFIDLKGNWTILPIYDKVKAFSKNLAPVCVGSKWGYINPKAEFIIPPTYSDAEVFSTNGLAPVKEKNWGFINETGKLIIPTQYGITANGIIAMFVKQDKGFIDGVARVKNEGKWGFLKPDGTVLSNQWFENAELFSKTEKKEINEVAADKPKAEAKPITKPVAKPVNKKKR from the coding sequence ATGAAAAAACCACTTATTTTTTTATTGCTATTCTTTATTCAATTTATTAATAGTCAAGAACTAGCATTAGTTAAGAAAAACGGAAAAATTGGATATCTTGCTAAAGATGGATCATTTAAAATCGAACCACAATTCAAAACTGCAAAAAGTTTCTCAGAAGGCTTAGCTGCTGTAGAAGAAAATGGAAAATGGGGATTTATTGATACTAAAGGAGCATGGGTCATTCCTGCAACTTTTGATAATGCAAAAGATTTTAATGATGGTATCTGTATTGTATCCAAAGATAAAAAATGGGTTTACATTAACACCAAAGGAGAAACTCAAATTGCCCCTCCTACGGATAAGTTATATGATTTTGGAGATGGTGTAGCTTTTATAAAGCAAGGAAACAAAATTGGACTAATCAATACTAAAATGGCAATTGTTTTAGATCCAAAATACGATGTTATCAAACCTTTTGAAAATGGTTTTGCAAGAGTCGAGAACAATAAAAAATGGGGAATTATTAATACTGCAGGTAAGGAATTAATAGAACCTGCATATGAAGAAATAGGCAATTATTTTAAAAATACAGCTTGGGCAAAAAAAGATAAAACCTTTGGATTAGTAAGTGCAGGAAATTTTATTCCGGTTGATGGTGCTGAAAAAATCTGGGATTTTGACACTCACGATTTAACTTACGCTAAGAAAAATGGAAAAATTGGATTCATTGACCTAAAAGGAAATTGGACAATTTTGCCTATCTACGATAAAGTAAAAGCGTTCTCAAAAAATTTAGCTCCTGTTTGTGTAGGATCAAAATGGGGATACATTAACCCAAAAGCAGAATTCATTATTCCTCCAACTTATAGCGATGCAGAAGTTTTTAGCACAAACGGATTGGCTCCTGTAAAAGAAAAGAATTGGGGATTCATCAATGAAACAGGAAAATTAATAATCCCAACACAATATGGTATTACAGCCAATGGTATTATAGCAATGTTTGTAAAACAAGACAAAGGATTTATTGATGGTGTTGCAAGAGTAAAAAATGAAGGAAAATGGGGATTTCTTAAACCAGACGGAACTGTATTAAGTAATCAATGGTTTGAAAATGCAGAGCTATTTTCTAAAACAGAAAAAAAAGAAATAAATGAAGTCGCTGCTGATAAGCCAAAAGCTGAAGCAAAACCAATAACGAAACCCGTTGCAAAACCGGTAAACAAAAAAAAGCGATAA
- a CDS encoding BtrH N-terminal domain-containing protein, with amino-acid sequence MQTTFTHHQSAHCENGVASNLLKNNGLNLSEPMVFGIGSGLFFVYLPFIKVNYAPAISYRTLPGQIFRRVANRLHLKIKRQKFSSVSKANQALDENLKNNIPTGLQVGVYNLSYFPDEYRFHFNAHNLVVYGKTDTDYLISDPVMETVTTLTHDELDKVRFAKGAFAPKGQMYYPIHIPDTIDLKSAIIKGIKNTCRDMLAPMPIIGVKGIKLVSRKIRKWPLQHGTKKANHYLAQMVRMQEEIGTGGGGFRFIYAAFLQEAAIILNNEDLKILSKEMTQIGDSWRDFAVEASRIYKNRSAKNDAYNTIADQLLDIANREEVFFKKLKKAIS; translated from the coding sequence ATGCAAACTACTTTTACACATCATCAATCGGCACATTGCGAAAATGGAGTAGCCTCAAATTTGCTAAAAAACAATGGCTTAAACCTAAGTGAGCCTATGGTATTTGGTATTGGCTCTGGTCTTTTTTTCGTGTATTTGCCTTTTATAAAAGTTAATTATGCACCAGCAATAAGCTACAGAACCCTACCGGGTCAGATATTCAGAAGAGTTGCCAATAGATTGCATTTAAAAATAAAAAGACAGAAGTTTTCATCTGTATCCAAAGCAAACCAAGCTTTAGATGAAAATCTAAAAAATAATATCCCAACAGGATTACAAGTTGGTGTTTATAATTTAAGTTATTTTCCTGATGAATATCGCTTTCATTTCAACGCACACAACTTGGTCGTTTACGGAAAAACAGATACTGATTACCTTATTAGCGATCCAGTAATGGAAACCGTTACAACGCTTACACATGATGAATTAGACAAAGTCCGTTTTGCCAAAGGTGCTTTTGCTCCAAAAGGACAAATGTACTACCCTATTCATATTCCTGATACTATCGATTTAAAAAGTGCAATTATCAAAGGAATAAAAAATACTTGTCGCGATATGCTTGCTCCTATGCCAATCATTGGTGTTAAAGGAATAAAATTGGTTTCGAGAAAAATACGAAAATGGCCGCTACAGCACGGAACCAAAAAAGCCAATCATTATTTGGCTCAAATGGTTAGAATGCAAGAAGAAATAGGTACTGGTGGTGGAGGCTTCCGTTTTATATATGCTGCCTTTTTACAAGAAGCTGCTATTATTTTGAACAATGAAGATTTAAAAATCCTTTCGAAAGAGATGACACAAATTGGAGACTCATGGCGCGATTTTGCAGTAGAAGCTTCAAGGATTTACAAAAACCGAAGTGCCAAAAATGATGCTTACAATACTATTGCCGACCAACTTTTGGACATTGCCAATAGAGAAGAAGTATTCTTTAAAAAATTAAAAAAAGCAATTAGTTAA
- a CDS encoding NAD(P)/FAD-dependent oxidoreductase, which translates to MLKEFVDVLIIGAGPSGCVSAAYLHKNNCKIKVVEKTKFPRIVVGESLIPRVMDHFAEAELFDSLNAMNFEKKLGARFIRGNEICVFDFSNKFSEGWDWTWQVPRADFDNTMAQELIRKGIDLEFESEVIEVSFEGSNSKTIVKDKDGNLKEIHAKFIIDSSGYGRVLPRLLDLDKPSALDPHSSIFTHVEDSNRPAGEEGTLISFDVLETEVWLWVIPFSNGNTSLGVVGPTDFINSLSENKSNSEALKNAIQLSDYYIKRFEGTEFLFEPIKLENYSRSVKKMYGDGFALTGNSTEFLDPVFSSGVAFATESGMLAAKLYLKQSQGIAVDWEIEFTEYMKRGINVFTTYVKEWYTGNLQTLFFHQPENPDVKRKICAVLAGYVWDEENPFVKKHDNVIKNMAYLLNMESKQKENPSAN; encoded by the coding sequence ATGTTAAAGGAGTTTGTAGATGTTTTAATAATAGGTGCAGGGCCATCAGGGTGTGTATCGGCTGCTTATTTACATAAGAATAATTGTAAAATAAAGGTTGTTGAAAAGACAAAATTTCCTAGAATTGTTGTTGGAGAGAGTTTGATACCACGTGTTATGGATCATTTTGCCGAAGCAGAGTTGTTTGATAGTCTTAATGCGATGAATTTTGAAAAGAAGTTAGGAGCACGATTTATAAGAGGAAATGAAATTTGTGTTTTTGATTTTTCTAACAAATTTTCAGAAGGTTGGGACTGGACATGGCAAGTGCCTAGAGCAGATTTTGATAATACAATGGCTCAGGAGTTAATACGAAAAGGGATTGATTTAGAATTTGAGTCGGAAGTGATTGAGGTTTCTTTTGAAGGAAGTAATTCAAAAACAATTGTAAAGGATAAGGATGGAAATCTGAAAGAAATCCATGCTAAATTTATCATAGATTCTAGTGGTTACGGTAGAGTTCTGCCTAGACTTCTAGATTTAGACAAACCGTCAGCATTAGATCCGCATTCTTCTATTTTCACACATGTAGAAGATAGTAATAGACCAGCAGGGGAAGAAGGAACATTGATTTCATTTGATGTTCTCGAAACGGAAGTTTGGTTATGGGTAATCCCTTTCTCTAACGGGAATACAAGTTTAGGAGTTGTAGGGCCAACAGATTTTATCAATTCACTTTCTGAAAACAAAAGTAATAGTGAAGCATTAAAAAATGCAATTCAGCTTTCTGATTATTATATTAAAAGATTTGAAGGAACCGAGTTCTTATTCGAACCTATAAAGTTGGAGAATTATTCACGTTCTGTAAAGAAAATGTATGGAGATGGATTTGCGTTAACTGGAAATAGTACAGAATTTTTAGATCCAGTGTTTTCATCGGGCGTTGCTTTTGCTACTGAATCGGGTATGCTTGCTGCAAAGTTATATTTGAAACAATCACAAGGTATTGCTGTAGATTGGGAAATAGAGTTTACTGAATATATGAAACGTGGAATTAATGTTTTTACGACTTATGTGAAAGAATGGTATACGGGGAATTTACAAACGTTATTTTTCCATCAACCAGAGAATCCAGATGTAAAGCGTAAAATATGTGCTGTTCTTGCAGGTTATGTTTGGGATGAAGAGAATCCATTTGTGAAAAAACACGATAATGTAATTAAAAATATGGCTTACCTTTTGAATATGGAAAGTAAGCAAAAAGAAAACCCTAGTGCAAACTAG
- a CDS encoding beta-ketoacyl-ACP synthase III — MFEVYITKAAKFLPNEAVTNDEMESYLGLINDTVSKARRIILRNNKIVSRYYAIDKKGKSTHNNAELTKNAIVKLFDEDFTPQDMEVLSCGTSTPDAFLPSHAAMVHGLLKNKSVELNSSSGVCCAGMNSLKYGFLSIKSGNSKNAVCTGSEKVSSWFLSQKYSPEVTNLKNLEELPIIAFKKDFLRWMLSDGSGAFLLENKPRGPISLKIEWMEAFSYAYELETCMYAGGDKLETGEIKPWSDYSPEEWLNQSIFSIKQDVKLLDEFILSKGAESMSAAMAKNGITADQIDYFLPHVSSHFFVEGLKKNLEENNVGIADEKWFMNLARVGNVGSASIYLAVEELMNSGKLKVGDRILLSVPESGRFSFAYAYLTVS; from the coding sequence ATGTTTGAAGTATATATTACAAAAGCCGCAAAATTTTTACCAAATGAAGCTGTCACCAATGATGAAATGGAAAGCTATTTGGGCCTTATCAATGATACTGTTTCTAAAGCGAGACGAATAATTTTGCGGAATAACAAAATTGTAAGTCGTTATTATGCGATTGATAAAAAAGGAAAAAGTACACATAATAATGCTGAGCTAACCAAAAATGCTATTGTAAAATTATTCGATGAAGATTTCACTCCACAAGATATGGAGGTACTTTCATGTGGAACCTCAACTCCAGATGCTTTCTTACCGTCCCATGCTGCTATGGTACATGGATTATTGAAAAACAAATCTGTTGAATTAAACTCATCATCAGGAGTTTGTTGTGCAGGAATGAATTCCTTAAAATATGGATTTCTTTCAATTAAATCAGGAAACTCAAAAAATGCAGTTTGTACAGGATCAGAGAAAGTTTCATCTTGGTTCTTATCACAAAAATATAGTCCAGAAGTTACTAATCTAAAAAATTTAGAAGAGCTTCCAATAATAGCTTTCAAAAAAGATTTTTTAAGATGGATGCTATCTGATGGTTCAGGTGCTTTTTTATTAGAGAACAAACCAAGAGGCCCTATCTCCTTAAAAATAGAATGGATGGAAGCTTTTTCGTATGCGTATGAATTAGAAACATGCATGTATGCTGGAGGAGATAAATTAGAAACAGGAGAAATAAAACCTTGGAGTGATTACTCTCCAGAAGAATGGCTAAATCAATCCATATTTTCTATCAAACAAGATGTGAAATTATTGGATGAATTTATTCTATCAAAAGGCGCAGAAAGTATGAGTGCAGCAATGGCAAAAAATGGTATTACTGCTGACCAAATCGATTATTTCTTACCACACGTTTCTTCACACTTTTTTGTTGAAGGTTTAAAGAAAAACCTAGAAGAAAATAATGTTGGAATAGCCGATGAAAAATGGTTCATGAATCTTGCCCGTGTTGGAAACGTAGGTTCTGCATCTATATATCTTGCTGTTGAAGAATTAATGAATTCAGGAAAATTAAAAGTTGGAGATCGCATCCTATTATCAGTTCCTGAAAGTGGTCGATTCTCTTTTGCATATGCCTATCTAACGGTTTCCTAA
- a CDS encoding dialkylrecorsinol condensing enzyme DarA, whose protein sequence is MKNVLFIYYSQSGQLESIARKIAKPFLNSDEFKVTFYEIELEKPFPFPWDKNSFFDAFPESFMQIPTALKPIPEEVVNTKFDLVLLHYQVWYLSPSIPINSFLKSPEAHKILNNTPVVTISGSRNMWIMAQEKIKVLLKEANANLVGNVALVDRVGNLISVITIVEWMFSGVKKKYLGIFPLPGVSEKDIQESSKFGDIIASNLKENNLKDLQPKLIANSAVRISSYLVTVDKTANKIFTKWSGLISRNNKNRKVLLKLFNVYLFLAIWLISPIVYILHIITYPIKVNKIKKETQYYQGV, encoded by the coding sequence ATGAAAAATGTTCTTTTTATTTATTACTCCCAATCAGGACAACTCGAAAGTATAGCTCGAAAGATTGCTAAACCTTTCTTGAATTCTGATGAGTTTAAAGTAACGTTTTACGAAATAGAATTAGAAAAGCCATTTCCGTTTCCTTGGGATAAAAACTCATTTTTTGATGCTTTCCCAGAATCATTTATGCAAATTCCAACGGCATTAAAACCAATTCCTGAAGAAGTTGTAAATACAAAATTTGACTTAGTTCTATTGCATTATCAAGTTTGGTATTTATCCCCTTCCATTCCTATTAATTCATTTTTAAAAAGTCCAGAAGCACACAAGATATTAAACAACACTCCTGTTGTAACCATTAGTGGTTCTCGAAATATGTGGATTATGGCTCAAGAAAAAATTAAAGTTTTACTAAAAGAAGCCAATGCAAATCTAGTTGGAAATGTAGCTTTAGTAGATCGTGTTGGTAACTTAATTAGTGTAATTACGATTGTAGAATGGATGTTCTCTGGAGTTAAAAAAAAGTATTTAGGCATTTTTCCTTTACCAGGAGTTTCAGAAAAAGACATTCAGGAATCTTCAAAATTTGGAGATATTATTGCATCAAATTTAAAGGAAAACAATTTAAAAGACCTGCAACCCAAACTAATTGCAAATTCAGCTGTTCGCATTAGTTCTTATTTAGTAACAGTAGATAAAACGGCTAACAAGATTTTTACCAAATGGTCTGGATTAATCTCGAGAAATAACAAAAATAGAAAAGTACTTCTTAAGCTATTTAATGTTTATTTATTCCTTGCGATTTGGTTAATATCCCCAATAGTGTATATATTGCACATTATTACATATCCCATTAAAGTAAACAAAATAAAAAAAGAAACTCAGTATTACCAAGGAGTTTAG
- a CDS encoding ABC transporter permease — MDTLVDIRNYLPHREPMLMVDLILTIDAQSVETTFLIKEDNIFVDKNTFIEAGLIENVAQTCSSIVAQKYFANPDGEKNTRVIGFISTLKNLKIYELPKVNNSIITRATLVSKFAGDDYTLCTMSCESFHEETQLLECEINLFIQKTNPIMQ, encoded by the coding sequence ATGGACACTTTAGTAGACATTCGAAATTATCTTCCACATCGTGAGCCTATGCTTATGGTTGATTTGATACTTACAATAGATGCACAAAGTGTCGAAACTACTTTTTTAATAAAAGAAGACAATATTTTTGTTGACAAAAACACCTTCATTGAAGCTGGATTAATTGAAAATGTAGCACAAACCTGTTCATCTATTGTAGCACAAAAATATTTTGCCAATCCAGATGGAGAAAAAAACACAAGAGTTATTGGTTTTATCAGTACGCTAAAAAATCTCAAAATATACGAATTGCCAAAAGTGAACAATTCTATAATTACACGAGCTACTTTAGTTTCAAAATTTGCTGGAGACGATTATACATTATGCACCATGAGTTGTGAAAGCTTTCATGAAGAAACACAACTTTTAGAATGTGAGATCAATTTATTCATTCAAAAAACAAATCCAATCATGCAATAA
- a CDS encoding acyl carrier protein has protein sequence MNKQDIIEKINGFLVDEFEVDNDDIEPNANLKDTLGLDSLDYVDLVVSIESNFGVKLVEVDFVGIATFQNFYDLIETKLKAKTA, from the coding sequence ATGAATAAGCAAGACATAATAGAAAAGATTAATGGTTTTTTGGTTGATGAATTTGAAGTTGATAATGACGATATTGAACCAAACGCTAATTTAAAAGACACTCTAGGACTAGATAGTTTAGACTATGTAGATTTAGTAGTATCTATAGAATCAAATTTTGGCGTAAAATTAGTTGAAGTTGATTTTGTTGGCATTGCTACTTTTCAAAACTTTTATGACCTTATCGAGACAAAACTAAAAGCTAAAACTGCTTAA